From the genome of Armatimonadota bacterium:
CAACAGATCCCGGCGGACATGGCCACCCAGGTCGCCGAGTCGCTAGGCACCGTTGTGCACCGGCCGCGGCCGGTGCCGGCAGCGCAGCAGGCGGTGCAGAAGATCAATCGGATGGTCGTGGCCGCAGGTGAGGGTGCCGTCGCCAGACCGCCCGTGGTCACGGTCATGGGGCACGTTGACCATGGGAAGACGACGCTTCTCGATGCGATCCGCCAGACCCGAGTCGCGGAGGCGGAGTTCGGAGGAATCACGCAGCACATCGGGGCTTCTGTGGTACAGTCCGGCGGCCGGGAAGTGGTGTTCATTGACACGCCGGGGCACGCTGCCTTCACATCCTTGCGCGCGCGCGGCGCGCAGGTGACCGATGTGGCGGTGCTGGTTGTGGCGGCCGACGACGGCGTCATGCCCCAGACCGTCGAGGCGGTCAACCATGCCAGGGCGGCAGGAGTGCCCATAGTGGTGGCCATCAACAAGATGGACCTGCCCCAGGCCAATCCCGACCGCGTCAAGCAGGGGCTTGCCGACCTGGGTCTGGTGCCGGAGGAGTGGGGCGGAGACACGATCATGGTGCCGGTGTCCGCCCGACAGAAGACCGGGCTGGACCATCTGATCGAGATGATATTGCTTGTGAGCGAACTCCAGGATCTGCGCGCCGACGTGGACTGCTCCGCGCGCGGGACGATCATCGAGGCCCGCCTGGACCGGGGCCGGGGACCTGTGGCGACTGTTCTCATACAGGAAGGACGCCTGCGGGTTGGAGACGCCGTTGTTGCCGGGGAGACCCACGGCCGCGTCCGAGCCATGATGGATGCGCGGGGCGCCCGGATGGATCAAGCGACGCCCTCGACGCCCGTAGAGGTCCTGGGGCTCGTGGAAGTCCCCCAGGCCGGCGACCTCCTGGAAGCGATGCGCGACGAGCGGATCGCGCGGGCAACGGCGGAGGAGCGTCGGGATCGCCGTCGCGCATCCGAGCAGGCCGCGGCGCATCCCGGGGTGGTCGCACCGCCAGGGGAGGGGCCTAAGGAGTTGCGCGTCATCATCAAGGGCGACGCGCACGGGTCGGTCGAGGCACTTCAGGCGGCCGTTCCCAAGCTATCCGGGCCTGAGGTGAAGGTTACCGTCCTGCACGCGGCGGTCGGCAACGTGACCGAATCGGACATCATGCTGGCCTCGGCCAGCCGGGCCGTTGTTGTAGGGTTCAACGTGAGGCCCGAAGCCCAGGTGCGGCGGATCGCCGAGGAAGAGCGCGTGGACCTGCGCGTGTACCGTGTGATCTACGAGGCGCTTGACGACCTGGCGGCCGTGCAGAAGGGCCTGCTCGCGCCGAAGGTCCTAGAGGTAGTCCTGGGGCAGGCCGAGGTGAGGCAGGTGTTCACCATCTCTCGCCTGGGGGTGGTCGCCGGGTCGTACGTGACAGGGGGTCGCGTCGTGCGCGGCGCGAAGGCCCGGATCGTCCGGGACGGCGTCGTGGTGTACGATGGGCGGATCGGCTCGTTGCGCCGGTTCAAGGAGGACGTTCGCGAGGTGTCCGACGGGTTCGAGTGCGGCATCGGTCTGGAACGCTTCAACGACGTCAAGGAAGGCGATCTGGTTGAGGCGTATGAGGTGCAGGAAGTACCCGCGTAGAAGTCCGCGGGAAGGGCTTGGAGGATGGGCAGATCATCGTCGGCGTCGTCCGCGTTGAACTGAGCCTGCCAGGCGCAAGAGGGCTGAAGGACAAGCGCCGTCTGGTCACGGGATTGATTGAAAGGGCGCAGAACCGGTTTCGTGTCTGCGCCGCCGAGGTGGACCACCAGGACAACTGGCGACGCGCGACCGTTGCGTTCGCCTGTCTTTCGACCTCCACGAGCCACGCGCACGCAGTCCTGGCCAAGGTGGCCGATTTCGTCGAGCGCCAGGCGGACCTGGTCGTGATGGAGTTCCAGGTCGAAATCCGGTGATGGAGCAGGAGACAATGGCTGGCACCCGCGCCCAACGGCTTGCCGAGGTGATTCGAACCGAGGCCAGCGACATTATCCGGCAGGGCCTCAAGGACCCGCGCATCGGGTTCATTTCCATAACCGACGTGGTGGTCAGCGGGGACCTTCGTCACGCCAAGATATTCGTGAGCGTGCTCGGTGACCAGGAGGCCAAGCAGCGGACGATGGCAGGGTTGAATCGGGCAACGGGGTACGTCCGCTCCCAGCTGGGCGCCAGGCTGGCGATGCGGTTCGTGCCGGAGATCCTCTTCCGCCTCGACGAGTCCATCGAGCGCGGGGCCCGCGTGTCGTCCCTGCTGCGTGAAGTTGACCAGGAGGGAGCGCGTGGACCCTCGGGAGACCATAGCCCGGACGCTTAGGACCAGCGGCCGGGTGCTGATCGTCTGTCACCTGGACCCCGACGGTGACTGCTTGGGCGCCGGCCTTGCGCTGGCCGGCGCGCTAGAGAAGATCGGCGTGGACGCGACGGTCGCGTGCGAGGACGGCGTACCCGACTCCCTCGCGTTTTTGCCCGGTGCGAGCAGGGTGGTCAGGGGCGTTCCCGACGACGTGAGGATTCCTGTCGCGGTCGCGCTGGAGTGCAGTAGCCCGGATCGGGCCGGGTGTCTGGCGCCGGTCCTGGAACGCGCCGGGACTCTGGTCGCCATTGACCATCACAGCGAGTCCCCCTTGGATGCCCAGTTGACTTACTGGGATCCGAAGGCCTCGGCGGTTGGCGAGCTGGTCATGGATCTGATTGCATCCATGGGAGTGAGCGTTGATCGTAAGATCGCCACCTGCCTGCTGGCGGCCCTGGTGACGGATACGGGCGTCTTCCGGTTCGCCAACACGACGCCCCGCGCGCTTCGGCTGGCCGCGGAGTTGATGGAACTGGGAGCGAGCCTCGGGGAGATTGTGCGCGCGGTCTACGAGCAACAGCCCGCGCCCGCTGTGCGGCTCCTGGGCCACGCCCTGGCTGCTGTCCAGCACTACGAGGGCGGCGCGATAGCCATGACCATCGTAACACCGGCGATGCTGGCCGCTGCCGGTGCCAGGTCGGATGACGTTGCGGGAATCGCCGCTGTGCTTCGAACGATCTCGGGCGTTCGGCTGGCCGTTGTGCTGGAAGATCGGGGGAACTCCGTTCGGGTTTCGCTTCGGGCCAGGGACGGTGTGCGCGCCGACCTCATGGCCCGTGCACTGGGTGGCGGAGGACACGCCGGAGCAGCCGGAGCCCAGATGAGTTGCACCATCGAGGAAGCCGCACCACGCGTACGCTCGGCGGCGTCACGCGCGATCCATTCGGTGGAGAATGACGCGTAGACCCCTGACGCCGGACCCGGCCCACATCTCCGGGGCGGTCAACGTGCTCAAGCCGCCTGGGATGACCTCGCACGACATGGTTGACGCGCTGCGGCGGCTCACCGGGGTGCGCAGGATCGGGCACACCGGAACACTCGACCCCGGCGCCTCAGGTGTGCTCGTGCTCTGCGTGGGCCGGGCAACGCGCATCGCCGAGTTTCTGTCGGACCAGCCCAAGGGCTATCGCGCCGAGTTCACCTTCGGCGTTGAGACCGATTCCGGCGACGCGTACGGTGCAGTGGTGGGCGGGAGCGATGCTTCTGGCCTAACCGCAAGTACGCTGGGGAAGGCGCTGACGGAGTTCGTGGGCGCGATCCAGCAGGTCCCACCCATGGTCTCGGCTGTGCGCAGATCAGGGCGCAGACTCTACG
Proteins encoded in this window:
- the infB gene encoding translation initiation factor IF-2, producing the protein MRVYELAKELGLSTKELVDVLAMLKVPVKSHSSSLSVVAEQRVRVHIAATRPSKGKKQAASPAAAAPPPPVVIRPETKTPTGERILGMRKIVPPPQPVVEPVAPPEAPAVPQPQAVPELRPAAAAPAAPAAAAIPVSPVAPAAPADVVIAAAAPAAAVTPAPVPHAAAGVVEAPPAPPKVVPSPPRPREVKIEPVRPPKREIVKEAPREPAGRGAPPPPIVLPPRVPDTGDRRRPPAGPGKPPGKPAIQPRRPVFRLPRRRRRVRARPVEITAVEAVLPVTAEIELTGPISVGELASRLNVAPGEIVRRMLDQGVLAGINQQIPADMATQVAESLGTVVHRPRPVPAAQQAVQKINRMVVAAGEGAVARPPVVTVMGHVDHGKTTLLDAIRQTRVAEAEFGGITQHIGASVVQSGGREVVFIDTPGHAAFTSLRARGAQVTDVAVLVVAADDGVMPQTVEAVNHARAAGVPIVVAINKMDLPQANPDRVKQGLADLGLVPEEWGGDTIMVPVSARQKTGLDHLIEMILLVSELQDLRADVDCSARGTIIEARLDRGRGPVATVLIQEGRLRVGDAVVAGETHGRVRAMMDARGARMDQATPSTPVEVLGLVEVPQAGDLLEAMRDERIARATAEERRDRRRASEQAAAHPGVVAPPGEGPKELRVIIKGDAHGSVEALQAAVPKLSGPEVKVTVLHAAVGNVTESDIMLASASRAVVVGFNVRPEAQVRRIAEEERVDLRVYRVIYEALDDLAAVQKGLLAPKVLEVVLGQAEVRQVFTISRLGVVAGSYVTGGRVVRGAKARIVRDGVVVYDGRIGSLRRFKEDVREVSDGFECGIGLERFNDVKEGDLVEAYEVQEVPA
- a CDS encoding DUF503 domain-containing protein, which translates into the protein MEDGQIIVGVVRVELSLPGARGLKDKRRLVTGLIERAQNRFRVCAAEVDHQDNWRRATVAFACLSTSTSHAHAVLAKVADFVERQADLVVMEFQVEIR
- the rbfA gene encoding 30S ribosome-binding factor RbfA, which gives rise to MAGTRAQRLAEVIRTEASDIIRQGLKDPRIGFISITDVVVSGDLRHAKIFVSVLGDQEAKQRTMAGLNRATGYVRSQLGARLAMRFVPEILFRLDESIERGARVSSLLREVDQEGARGPSGDHSPDA